Below is a window of Fluviibacter phosphoraccumulans DNA.
TACCAACAAAAAACCCGGTAAGACACCGGGCTTTTTGTGATTGTCGAAACCGACTTATTCTTCGGTAGGTTTCTCGTTCATCTTCTTGTTAAACATGCGACCGAAAAAAATCGACATGCCGATCACAAAAACGATGACTGCCAAGCTACCTAAACCGACATCGGTGGTAAAAAGTTCTTTCCAAGCCATGATGAGCTCCTCTCTTTCAACGTAACAAAATTATTGGGGTCGTGCAAAAATCGTAACGCCTTCTTTACTTTTGATATTCCAAACACCATCCATGCGCCAACCCGCCAGAGGATCTTCAATCACCACATTCCAGCGGCCTGTTCCGGGATTCGCCGTGAGCGGTCCTTTAAAAAGCGTGCCTGTGCGAATGAGGTTAATGGTTTGATCCTCGCCTTTTCGCGTTGGATGCACAAGCCGCAACTGTAGGTTGTCGGGCAACGCCTCCTTGGGCAATCCTGAAAGGACGAGTTGCACACTTTCACCGTTGTCTGCAACACTCAGCGCCGCTTTAAGATTCAGCTCAGCCGCGAGCTGTTTCTGCTTGAGCTGCTGGTTCACCGAAAGCCCTACTTTGTAGTAGTTGTCATCAACCAACCCATCATTACTGACTATCGCAAGCCAGGCGGTAATAAAACCAGCAACGATGACAATCGACGGCCCTGCCATAAGTATCCAGGGCCAGCGATGTTTGTACCACGGTGTTGAATCAGACATAGTGTTAGCGCTTAATTAGGCTGAATGAAGGTGGATTTCTCATCCAAGCGAATCGCAGGATTTTCGGTATCCACGATCACAAAATTGATCTGGTTGGCACCCGGTTTACCCTCATCCGCTGAAACGCGCACATTGATAGGCTGTGTCAGGTTACCCAATGGCTCCACCTTGAAGGTGTCCTGACCATCCATACGGATGCCAGTCATGCCTTCCGGCTTAACCGTAAAAGTACGTGCGCTGTCTTGCATGTTCATGATGTGCAGCAGGTAGACGTTTTCAGTCT
It encodes the following:
- a CDS encoding DUF3149 domain-containing protein, encoding MAWKELFTTDVGLGSLAVIVFVIGMSIFFGRMFNKKMNEKPTEE
- a CDS encoding FixH family protein, encoding MAGPSIVIVAGFITAWLAIVSNDGLVDDNYYKVGLSVNQQLKQKQLAAELNLKAALSVADNGESVQLVLSGLPKEALPDNLQLRLVHPTRKGEDQTINLIRTGTLFKGPLTANPGTGRWNVVIEDPLAGWRMDGVWNIKSKEGVTIFARPQ